The following coding sequences lie in one Rutidosis leptorrhynchoides isolate AG116_Rl617_1_P2 chromosome 6, CSIRO_AGI_Rlap_v1, whole genome shotgun sequence genomic window:
- the LOC139854538 gene encoding uncharacterized protein, which translates to MTKLLKKNVTFDFNTECENSFSFLKEKLTHAPLMVSPDWSQPFELMCDGRDFVLGAVLGQHHDNHFKPIYYTSKTYTWAQLFYTTMEKELLAVVFAFDKFSCRPFSRLENPNLEELDESEIHDTFPDESLMSIEIESEHPWKLEKSSSIVTKDPYGGLGPNFTAKKVFYSGFYWPAIFKDASALIKTFDACQRAGNISKRDEMAQTSILVFKWEEAKALPTDDARVVVDFLKKKSCFGLPKALISDRSTHFANQLLDKVYKKYVVTHRLSTPYHPQTSGHVENTNHGLKGILERTVKNNPKI; encoded by the exons ATGACCAAACTCCTTAAGAAGAACGTCACATTTGACTTTAATACCGAATGCGAGAACTCCTTCTCTttcttaaaagagaagctcacacaTGCTCCTCTcatggtatctcccgattggtcacaACCTTTCGAGTTAATGTGTGATGGTAGAGACTTTGTGCTAGGGGCTGTTTTAGGTCAACACCATGATAATCACTTCAAACCTATATACTACACTAGTAAGACATATACGTGGGCTCAACTATTTTATACCACCATGGAAAAAGAGCTTCTCGCAGTTGTCtttgctttcgataagtttag TTGTCGACcattttctcgtcttgaaaatccaaactTAGAGGAACTCGATGAATCAGAAATTCATGATACATTTCCTGATGAGTCCCTCATGAGTATTGAGATTGAATCTGAACATCCTTG GAAGCTCGAAAAATCCTCAAGCATTGTCACCAAGGATCCATATGGGGGACTTGGACCTAATTTTACGGCTAAGAAAGTCTTCTATTCGGGATTTTATTGGCCTgccattttcaaagatgctagtgccttAATCAAGACTTTTGACGCTTGTCAAAgggcgggaaacatctccaaaagagatgagatggCCCAAACGAGCATCCTAGTGTTCAAA TGGGAGGAAGCCAAAGCTTTACCTACTGATGATGCGAGAGTTGTGGTTGACTTTCTTAAAAAAAAATCGTGTTTTGGGCTACCAAAAGCCTTGATAAGTGATCGCAGTACACACTTTGCGAATCAACTTCTGGATAAAGTGTATAAAAAGTATGTGGTCACTCACCGTTTATCCActccttaccaccctcaaacgagtggtcatGTTGAAAACACTAACCACGGTCTCAAAGGCATTCTTGAAAGAACTGTGAAGAATAATCCTAAGATTTGA